The following proteins are encoded in a genomic region of Falsibacillus pallidus:
- a CDS encoding VanW family protein, with amino-acid sequence MKRRHITQIILILLVSTGFLLLFSQSSTFAIQTFFQQESGFPSQTYIGPVEISSLSKEEAINKLRSRVNEWTKNTKISASILDTVKPLPTDFFQFDIEASVDNAVEGKRNPLVVNIPDDHWREMMRELNMSLLSSHIDMNQANNALIPIAESLDTKPFILSLADYLKADSIQGTIASSVGKETGYIDLLSKWVGEYKEITIPPGSELSLKEYMEQKGAIGYSNEFLTMAASLIYETALKSNVKVIERHISENKPMGINDGFEAKIDDDYDLKLYNGKNQPVVFTSELDKSGHLNVYVSLKDDPFRYELKKSNEKQYPPREIIEYEPILGQKQDVPGREGYSVDISKEIYYQDILIKSEPVSKDFYLPIDNRVYKELPDPSTESTLIENSGTENADVPQMNDSNDPSVVGSNDQSGSSIDPSASSLPENDESQSSASDDPTAIYDNETIVK; translated from the coding sequence TTGAAACGAAGGCACATCACTCAAATCATTTTAATACTTCTTGTTTCAACAGGCTTCTTGCTTCTGTTTTCGCAATCCAGTACATTCGCTATTCAAACTTTTTTTCAGCAAGAATCCGGATTTCCAAGCCAAACATACATAGGTCCTGTCGAAATTTCATCTTTGAGTAAAGAAGAAGCAATCAACAAATTGAGAAGCAGAGTGAATGAATGGACAAAGAATACGAAAATCAGTGCAAGTATTTTGGATACCGTTAAGCCTCTTCCAACAGACTTTTTTCAATTTGATATTGAAGCATCCGTTGACAATGCTGTTGAAGGAAAAAGAAATCCTTTAGTTGTCAATATTCCAGATGACCATTGGCGAGAAATGATGAGAGAATTAAATATGAGCCTTCTTTCTTCACATATTGACATGAATCAAGCGAACAACGCATTGATTCCAATTGCTGAGTCATTGGATACAAAGCCATTTATCCTGTCTCTCGCAGATTATTTAAAAGCAGATTCAATACAAGGAACAATCGCATCCTCTGTAGGTAAAGAGACAGGATACATTGATTTATTATCTAAATGGGTTGGTGAATATAAAGAAATCACCATTCCGCCAGGATCCGAACTTTCATTAAAGGAGTACATGGAACAAAAGGGCGCCATCGGATATAGCAATGAGTTTTTAACTATGGCTGCCTCATTGATATATGAAACTGCTCTGAAAAGCAATGTGAAAGTGATAGAAAGGCATATAAGTGAAAACAAGCCTATGGGGATCAATGATGGGTTTGAAGCAAAAATTGATGATGACTATGATTTAAAACTATACAACGGGAAGAATCAACCAGTTGTATTCACAAGTGAGTTGGATAAATCGGGTCATTTAAATGTCTATGTTAGTTTGAAGGACGATCCTTTTCGATATGAGCTGAAAAAAAGCAATGAGAAACAATACCCTCCAAGGGAAATCATTGAGTATGAGCCGATATTAGGACAAAAACAAGATGTACCTGGAAGAGAAGGATATTCTGTTGATATTAGTAAGGAAATATATTACCAGGATATATTGATTAAAAGCGAACCTGTTTCAAAAGATTTTTACCTTCCTATTGATAACAGGGTCTATAAGGAGCTGCCTGACCCTTCAACAGAAAGCACGTTGATAGAGAACAGCGGAACAGAAAATGCGGATGTTCCTCAAATGAATGATTCAAATGACCCATCCGTGGTGGGAAGCAACGATCAAAGCGGATCTTCAATTGATCCAAGCGCTTCAAGTCTTCCAGAGAATGATGAAAGCCAGTCTTCCGCTTCAGATGATCCAACTGCCATATATGACAATGAAACGATTGTAAAATAA
- a CDS encoding PilW family protein has protein sequence MERIKKVFNSEAGMTLIELLASITIFFLIIGVVIGFLLQTNHFVSQTNSTVIQEGNSQALRLLLQDTFSSGIEIAYTEDPQEIKVRQMDGTCHSFNVNKEQKTLYHYERKCDALMDFKYPEQGEAFKGISGIKLDSLDQKGRAFIVKIEGDKNIQYSFNLLNTELQK, from the coding sequence ATGGAAAGAATAAAAAAGGTGTTTAATTCTGAAGCCGGTATGACTTTGATTGAACTCTTGGCATCCATCACTATTTTTTTTCTTATAATAGGAGTTGTCATAGGTTTTTTGCTCCAAACCAACCATTTTGTTTCCCAGACCAACTCTACAGTGATCCAGGAAGGAAACTCTCAAGCTCTAAGACTTTTGCTGCAGGACACTTTTTCATCTGGTATAGAGATCGCTTATACAGAAGACCCTCAGGAAATTAAGGTAAGGCAGATGGATGGAACATGCCATTCATTTAATGTGAACAAAGAGCAGAAAACCCTTTATCATTATGAACGAAAATGCGATGCACTGATGGATTTTAAATATCCTGAACAAGGAGAAGCTTTTAAAGGAATCAGCGGTATTAAATTAGATTCCCTTGATCAGAAGGGAAGGGCATTCATAGTGAAAATTGAAGGGGATAAAAACATACAGTACAGTTTTAATCTACTGAATACTGAGTTACAAAAATAG
- a CDS encoding type II secretion system protein — protein MNNQRGFTLIEVLLSITILGILAVILLQFTGFFSFLDERSDTKQKAIELANQELVKEAEEINNAEANDTYELKNTPAIQSELISINGSPTFDMCKEKNECVFVSSIVHIKVINEKKEEAVIPKLLVVGVKWKE, from the coding sequence ATGAATAATCAAAGAGGTTTCACCCTGATTGAAGTACTTTTATCTATCACTATATTAGGGATATTAGCAGTGATTCTCCTTCAGTTTACTGGTTTCTTTTCTTTTTTGGACGAACGCTCCGATACAAAACAGAAGGCAATTGAGTTGGCGAATCAAGAATTGGTGAAGGAAGCAGAAGAAATCAATAATGCAGAAGCTAATGATACTTATGAGTTGAAAAATACACCGGCTATTCAATCGGAGCTTATTTCCATAAATGGAAGTCCAACTTTCGACATGTGTAAAGAAAAGAATGAATGTGTATTTGTTTCTTCTATCGTTCATATAAAAGTAATCAATGAGAAAAAAGAAGAAGCAGTAATTCCGAAGCTGCTGGTGGTAGGTGTCAAATGGAAAGAATAA
- a CDS encoding type II secretion system F family protein: MPVFQYRGRDRRGSIVKGKISAINHREAVGNLKERGISIRNIEELKGIFYKEIKFGLDKVKFKHLVIYIRQFSTLIKAGITIVDATKILAQQTDNKQLRRVLFEMEEDIRSGMSFSEAAEKHKSIFPPIFINMMKAGEAGGQMEEILDRLAVYFEKQNAIRQKVRAAMTYPAILGGISIGVVIFMLTVILPRFASMFSSFGSKLPPLTAFLLNLSDFFHTFWWVGLLLLILAGTGFYYFKNKTNNGTYWVDYVILRIPIFGKIMQKAILARLTRTLSSLFSATVPIMQSLTIVQKAVGNEVISRVLHESKMSLEKGKSIAEPMQDHWAFPVFVSRMISIGEQSGTLDYMLDKVADFYEAEVDQATEQLKSLLEPVLIVFLAAVVGTIVAAIAIPMFDIFNHIQ; encoded by the coding sequence ATGCCAGTATTTCAATATCGAGGCAGGGACAGAAGAGGTAGCATTGTAAAAGGAAAGATATCTGCCATTAACCATCGTGAAGCAGTAGGAAACCTGAAGGAACGCGGGATATCCATCAGAAACATCGAAGAGTTAAAGGGCATTTTTTATAAAGAAATCAAGTTTGGGCTTGATAAAGTTAAATTCAAACATCTTGTTATTTATATCAGGCAATTTTCCACCCTGATCAAAGCAGGGATCACTATCGTGGATGCAACGAAAATTCTCGCCCAGCAAACTGACAATAAACAGTTAAGGCGTGTATTATTCGAAATGGAAGAAGACATCCGGTCTGGTATGTCGTTTTCGGAAGCGGCAGAGAAGCATAAATCGATCTTCCCTCCAATCTTCATCAATATGATGAAAGCGGGGGAAGCTGGCGGCCAGATGGAAGAAATTCTGGATCGGTTGGCTGTATATTTTGAAAAACAGAATGCAATTAGACAAAAAGTGAGAGCTGCCATGACGTATCCTGCCATTTTAGGTGGAATATCGATAGGGGTAGTCATTTTCATGCTCACTGTCATTCTGCCGAGATTTGCGTCAATGTTTTCTTCCTTTGGATCTAAACTGCCGCCGTTGACAGCATTCCTGCTTAATCTCAGCGATTTCTTTCATACATTTTGGTGGGTCGGACTCTTATTGCTGATTTTAGCTGGGACAGGATTTTATTATTTCAAAAATAAAACGAATAATGGGACGTATTGGGTCGATTATGTGATTTTAAGGATACCGATATTCGGAAAAATTATGCAAAAAGCCATATTAGCCAGACTGACGCGTACCTTAAGTTCCTTATTCTCTGCAACTGTGCCAATCATGCAGTCGCTGACCATTGTTCAGAAAGCTGTCGGAAATGAAGTGATTTCCAGGGTTTTGCATGAATCGAAGATGTCTCTGGAAAAAGGGAAATCAATTGCAGAGCCGATGCAGGACCATTGGGCATTTCCGGTATTTGTGTCCAGGATGATTTCCATTGGGGAACAGTCGGGTACATTGGATTATATGCTTGATAAAGTAGCGGATTTTTATGAGGCTGAAGTGGACCAGGCAACCGAACAATTGAAGTCTCTCTTAGAGCCTGTATTGATAGTTTTCCTGGCTGCTGTTGTAGGGACGATCGTAGCAGCCATCGCCATTCCGATGTTCGACATCTTTAATCATATTCAATAA
- a CDS encoding type II secretion system protein: MLKRIKALKNQKGFTLVELLAVIVILGIIAAIAVPSIGGIIDKSKADAHRANALQIISAAKIAVAANDSTIIVPSTPSVKQLVDGGYLDAIPGDPDNDKKAYDGTNSKVLIVKKGNAITYSITLKPSAKSGSSKTYYDNASEADIISGKKPATRN, translated from the coding sequence ATGTTGAAACGAATCAAAGCACTAAAGAACCAAAAAGGTTTCACCCTCGTTGAACTGTTGGCTGTCATCGTCATTTTAGGAATCATTGCGGCAATTGCTGTGCCGAGTATTGGGGGAATTATTGACAAAAGCAAGGCTGATGCTCACAGGGCCAATGCTTTGCAGATAATTTCTGCTGCTAAAATCGCTGTTGCTGCAAATGATTCTACTATAATAGTTCCCTCAACACCTTCTGTAAAGCAATTAGTTGATGGAGGTTATCTTGATGCTATTCCGGGAGATCCAGATAATGATAAAAAAGCATATGATGGTACTAATAGTAAAGTATTGATTGTAAAAAAAGGTAATGCGATTACGTATAGCATTACTCTCAAACCTAGCGCAAAATCGGGTAGTTCAAAAACTTATTATGATAATGCTTCTGAAGCGGATATTATTTCAGGTAAAAAGCCGGCTACCCGTAATTAG
- a CDS encoding GspE/PulE family protein, with product MKERKRLGDLLVEAGIISEGQLHETLEMKKKGQKLGDALVERGFLNEGQLIEVLEFQLGIPHIVLHRYPIDTSLCKLISKEFAMRNFVIPIEKKGQELTVAMNDPMDYFAMDDMQISTGFQIKPVIATKDEIISALHKYYHVNEQYTEEELAAYSQAEEDEAPAVKIVNQILSSGVQLKASDIHIDPHETKVLIRYRVDGILKTERVIAKAVYPSLVARIKILGNMNITESRLPQDGRIKMDIHRTNVDLRISILPTVDGEKIVIRILNLDNVVKKISQIGFNKMNIQNYIKLIEKPSGLILMTGPTGSGKTSTLYSSLNHLNSEKVNIVTIEDPVEYILDGINQVQVNPQIGLTFANGLRSILRQDPNIIMIGEIRDHETAEIAVRSALTGHLVLSTMHTNSAISTIPRLLDMDIEPYLVVSALSGVVAQRLVRLICSDCKEEYEPTDMEKKLFERRGLTVQKLYQGKGCNSCQKTGFRGRMALHELLVFDDDMRSLLYNNKSMQEIKMNALKKGMLFLIDDGLLKAKLGFTTINEILRVAMEE from the coding sequence ATGAAAGAACGGAAACGTTTAGGCGATTTATTAGTAGAAGCTGGGATCATTTCAGAAGGTCAGCTCCATGAAACCTTGGAAATGAAGAAAAAAGGACAGAAGCTTGGAGATGCTCTTGTAGAACGAGGCTTTCTTAATGAAGGCCAACTAATCGAAGTGCTGGAATTCCAACTTGGGATTCCGCATATCGTCCTTCATCGTTATCCAATTGATACCAGTCTTTGTAAACTAATCAGCAAAGAATTTGCAATGAGGAACTTCGTCATTCCGATAGAGAAAAAGGGACAGGAACTGACGGTAGCCATGAATGATCCAATGGATTATTTTGCAATGGATGATATGCAGATATCTACCGGCTTTCAAATCAAACCTGTCATCGCAACCAAAGATGAAATCATTTCTGCCCTCCATAAGTACTATCATGTCAATGAACAATACACAGAGGAAGAATTGGCTGCCTACAGTCAAGCCGAGGAAGATGAAGCTCCCGCGGTCAAAATTGTCAATCAAATTCTATCTTCCGGCGTACAGCTTAAAGCAAGCGACATACATATTGATCCTCACGAGACAAAAGTCCTTATCCGCTACAGGGTAGATGGAATTTTAAAAACAGAACGGGTCATAGCAAAAGCTGTTTATCCATCCTTAGTGGCTAGGATAAAAATTCTTGGCAATATGAATATCACTGAAAGCAGACTGCCGCAGGACGGTAGAATCAAAATGGATATCCACCGGACGAATGTAGATCTTCGGATTTCAATCCTGCCCACAGTGGATGGAGAAAAAATTGTTATCAGGATCCTCAATCTCGACAATGTTGTAAAAAAAATATCTCAAATTGGATTCAATAAGATGAATATCCAAAACTACATCAAGCTGATTGAGAAACCTTCTGGGCTCATTCTTATGACGGGTCCGACCGGTTCAGGGAAAACATCGACTCTTTATTCATCCTTGAACCACCTTAACTCAGAAAAGGTAAATATTGTGACGATTGAGGATCCGGTTGAATATATCCTGGATGGGATCAATCAGGTGCAAGTCAATCCACAGATTGGCCTCACTTTTGCAAACGGTCTTCGGTCCATCCTTCGACAAGACCCGAATATCATCATGATTGGTGAAATAAGGGACCATGAGACAGCGGAGATAGCAGTCAGATCGGCATTGACTGGACATCTTGTCCTCAGTACGATGCATACGAACTCAGCTATTTCGACAATACCACGTCTTCTAGATATGGATATTGAACCCTATCTAGTTGTCTCGGCTTTATCCGGTGTCGTGGCTCAGCGTCTGGTTCGCTTGATTTGCAGCGATTGCAAAGAGGAGTATGAACCAACAGATATGGAAAAGAAACTATTCGAACGCAGGGGATTGACTGTCCAGAAACTGTATCAAGGCAAAGGATGCAACTCATGCCAAAAGACAGGATTCCGGGGGAGAATGGCCCTCCATGAATTATTGGTATTCGACGATGATATGAGAAGTCTCCTCTATAACAATAAAAGCATGCAAGAAATAAAGATGAATGCTTTGAAAAAAGGGATGCTGTTTTTGATAGACGACGGTCTTCTGAAGGCAAAATTGGGATTCACGACCATAAATGAAATATTACGGGTAGCAATGGAAGAATAG
- a CDS encoding type IV pilus twitching motility protein PilT: protein MKERLDSILRAAFELGTSDIHITVGVPPVMRLNGDLKHYGKEVLKPADTEGMAKAIIPHQQWQVFKEKGELDFSYGIEGVSRFRVNAFHQRSCISMAIRVVPTRIPTFEDLKLPMIFKRIALQQQGLVLVTGPTGSGKSTTLAAMIDEMNRSVRRHVITLEDPIEYLHKHNACIIDQREVGFDTKSFSDGLRACLRQDPDVILVGEMRDIETISTAITAAETGHLVLATLHTTDAPATIDRIIDVFPPEQQSQVRIQLASVLNTVISQRLLPTVDKKSRVAAFEIMLNTPAVKNLIRNEKIHQIHSIMQTNKAAGMQTMQMNIQTLLDSEKIARETAMPFLAEGV from the coding sequence TTGAAAGAACGATTGGATAGTATTTTAAGAGCGGCATTTGAACTTGGGACATCGGATATTCATATTACTGTTGGTGTCCCGCCAGTGATGAGATTGAATGGAGACCTCAAGCATTACGGGAAAGAGGTATTAAAGCCTGCAGATACAGAGGGAATGGCTAAGGCCATCATTCCTCATCAGCAATGGCAGGTTTTTAAAGAAAAGGGAGAACTGGATTTTTCATATGGCATTGAAGGAGTCTCGAGATTTCGCGTCAATGCTTTTCATCAACGATCCTGCATCAGTATGGCCATCCGGGTCGTTCCTACAAGGATTCCTACATTCGAAGACTTAAAGCTGCCTATGATTTTCAAAAGGATTGCTTTGCAACAGCAAGGACTAGTACTTGTTACCGGGCCCACAGGCAGCGGGAAGTCAACAACCCTTGCTGCCATGATTGATGAAATGAATCGGTCGGTGCGCAGGCATGTCATCACACTCGAGGATCCGATTGAATATTTACATAAACACAACGCGTGCATTATAGATCAGCGTGAAGTAGGTTTTGATACAAAATCCTTTTCAGACGGTCTTCGTGCCTGCTTAAGGCAGGACCCAGATGTCATTCTTGTAGGGGAAATGAGGGATATTGAGACGATTTCCACGGCCATCACAGCTGCTGAAACAGGTCATTTGGTTTTGGCGACCCTCCATACGACGGATGCCCCCGCCACAATCGACAGGATTATTGATGTCTTTCCGCCTGAGCAGCAGTCACAGGTAAGAATTCAGCTCGCCTCTGTCTTAAATACGGTCATTTCACAACGTCTTTTACCTACTGTTGACAAAAAAAGCAGGGTTGCTGCCTTTGAAATAATGTTGAACACGCCGGCTGTTAAGAATCTGATTCGAAATGAAAAAATCCATCAGATTCACAGCATCATGCAGACAAATAAAGCAGCGGGCATGCAGACGATGCAGATGAATATTCAAACGCTCCTGGACAGCGAAAAGATTGCAAGGGAAACGGCGATGCCATTCCTTGCTGAGGGTGTTTAA
- a CDS encoding sensor domain-containing diguanylate cyclase, with translation MGIKRSVSMFFWISWAAIVPAGLYLTYLYYPPAEIKPLDMALFLLLAAIITFFPITINGITIFMIQWVTLAALLSFNLFFSILILQLAIVLLMFRVRIGKTDLYRIPLNSLMFFLASTISGMIFFAFGGQVGDTDLHHVILPAAIHEIAYFILNHLLLYVSRNMIGLKYKFFGADLTWETLAIMMVYPFSIALFFLYSELGVVAIFLLGVPFVSVSIVLRKYNSTEKINDYIQKAVEIGHELTQRLKVDEVLDLFIQKISQNLPVDYAYILSVEGDELDLLRRVEMGERKDNDLIPLKKNQGISGVVWAEGKSVLFNDKSEWSGIANGYMPPNVESVLSVPIMRNQETVGVLLLASTRKKAYEKYQLMIVDMLCSYFAVAIENGRHYEETKRNSERCALTNLYNYRYFENLLTREYGELNKGNLKEISLIMLDIDHFKVVNDTYGHQSGNEILVEMADRLSKLIGDYGTLARYGGEEFVILLSNVNKEEASALAETVRLTIANRPFTLHSDLSDERKRLMVRITASIGVATAPQDADDALSLIRHADRALYIGAKRAGRNRVAEYLKT, from the coding sequence ATGGGCATTAAACGAAGTGTTTCAATGTTTTTTTGGATTTCCTGGGCAGCCATCGTCCCTGCTGGACTTTATCTGACCTATCTTTATTACCCTCCGGCTGAGATAAAGCCATTGGATATGGCATTATTCCTTCTTTTGGCAGCAATCATCACTTTTTTTCCAATCACCATCAATGGCATTACTATATTCATGATCCAATGGGTCACCTTAGCAGCACTTTTATCATTTAATTTATTCTTCTCCATTCTGATTTTGCAATTGGCTATCGTTCTATTGATGTTCCGGGTAAGAATTGGGAAAACCGACCTTTATCGAATTCCTCTTAATTCTCTTATGTTCTTCCTGGCTTCTACCATAAGCGGTATGATCTTTTTTGCTTTCGGAGGACAAGTAGGAGACACAGACCTTCATCATGTAATATTGCCGGCCGCGATCCATGAGATTGCATATTTCATCCTGAATCATTTACTGCTATATGTATCCAGGAATATGATAGGGTTGAAATACAAGTTTTTTGGAGCAGATTTAACATGGGAAACGCTCGCCATCATGATGGTATATCCTTTTTCAATCGCCCTGTTTTTCTTATATTCAGAACTGGGAGTAGTGGCAATCTTCCTTTTAGGTGTTCCATTCGTCAGCGTCTCGATTGTCCTTCGAAAGTATAACTCCACGGAGAAGATCAATGACTATATCCAGAAGGCCGTTGAAATCGGACATGAGCTGACGCAGCGACTCAAAGTAGATGAAGTGCTCGATTTATTCATTCAAAAAATTTCGCAGAACCTGCCTGTCGACTACGCATACATCTTAAGTGTGGAAGGGGACGAGCTCGACCTTTTAAGAAGAGTCGAAATGGGAGAGAGGAAGGATAATGATTTAATTCCTCTCAAGAAAAACCAGGGGATCAGCGGGGTAGTATGGGCCGAAGGGAAATCCGTCCTGTTTAATGACAAATCAGAGTGGAGCGGGATCGCAAATGGATATATGCCTCCAAATGTGGAGAGCGTGCTGAGTGTTCCAATCATGCGTAATCAGGAAACGGTCGGCGTGCTTCTGCTTGCATCCACTAGGAAAAAGGCATATGAAAAATATCAGCTGATGATTGTGGACATGCTCTGCTCCTATTTTGCTGTGGCCATTGAGAATGGCCGCCATTATGAAGAAACGAAGCGGAACAGTGAAAGATGCGCCCTAACAAATCTTTATAACTACCGCTACTTTGAAAACCTTCTTACACGTGAATATGGAGAATTAAATAAAGGAAACTTGAAAGAGATCTCTTTAATCATGCTTGATATTGATCATTTTAAAGTGGTGAATGATACATATGGGCATCAAAGTGGGAATGAAATACTCGTGGAGATGGCGGACAGGCTATCAAAACTAATTGGAGATTACGGTACTTTAGCCCGGTACGGGGGAGAAGAGTTCGTCATTCTTCTATCCAATGTAAATAAGGAAGAAGCTTCAGCGCTGGCTGAAACTGTACGATTAACCATTGCCAACCGTCCTTTCACCCTTCACAGTGACCTTTCAGATGAAAGAAAGAGGCTGATGGTAAGGATAACAGCGAGCATAGGGGTTGCAACTGCTCCACAAGATGCTGATGACGCACTTTCCCTCATCAGGCATGCAGACAGGGCTTTGTACATCGGTGCGAAGCGAGCGGGCCGCAATAGAGTTGCAGAGTATTTAAAAACATAA
- a CDS encoding prepilin peptidase, with protein MSLFFIDLFVFILGLILGSFFNVVGLRVPKKQSIIYPGSHCTSCQKTLNWYELIPVISYIALKGKCRNCSVKISIIYPLFELATGILFLLSFLHFGWQIETLIGWALISLIIIIFISDIHYMIIPDKVLLFFLPVFILLRVFDPLSPWWDSLLGAFIGFGTLLLIAIISKGAMGGGDIKLFFVLGYLLGLKAIILTFALASLIGAVFGISMMSMKRYGKRQPIPFGPFIGIGSILAFFYTQEIIDWYFNTFFW; from the coding sequence ATGTCTTTGTTTTTCATTGATTTATTTGTCTTTATATTAGGACTTATTCTTGGTTCTTTTTTCAACGTTGTGGGTCTTCGAGTCCCCAAAAAACAATCAATTATCTACCCGGGATCTCACTGCACCTCATGCCAAAAGACCCTGAACTGGTACGAACTCATTCCCGTTATTTCATACATAGCTTTAAAAGGAAAATGCAGAAACTGCAGTGTGAAGATTTCTATCATCTATCCACTATTTGAATTGGCGACTGGGATATTGTTTCTATTATCGTTCCTTCACTTTGGATGGCAGATTGAAACACTCATTGGCTGGGCCCTTATTTCACTGATCATAATCATCTTTATTTCGGATATCCACTATATGATTATCCCTGATAAAGTTCTTCTTTTTTTTCTGCCCGTTTTTATTTTGCTCCGCGTATTCGATCCGCTTTCACCATGGTGGGATTCCCTGCTGGGGGCGTTCATCGGCTTCGGGACGCTTCTCCTTATTGCCATCATCAGTAAAGGCGCAATGGGCGGCGGGGACATTAAGCTGTTTTTTGTATTAGGCTATTTGCTGGGGCTCAAAGCCATCATTCTGACTTTCGCACTCGCCTCATTAATTGGGGCAGTATTCGGAATCAGCATGATGTCTATGAAACGATATGGAAAGCGCCAGCCGATTCCATTCGGACCCTTTATTGGCATTGGTTCGATATTGGCTTTTTTCTATACGCAAGAAATCATCGACTGGTACTTCAACACATTTTTCTGGTAA